The DNA window ACTCAAATGATTCATTTCCGAGGAAGTGATTTGAGAGTACCCACCTTTGCCTTACGGCGGGGAATATCGAGCGTTGACAGCTGACTTTGGGGCTTTATGATTAAAAGACATAACCCACACTCATGTTTTTGCAAGCACCAAAGATTCATAGAAAGATATTAAGGTATGAAACAACTTATCTCTGTCAGAGCAATTATTCGTAAAGATGACAAGACATTATTACTGCAGCGGGCGAATGGTCGTGACAGTATTCTCGGTAAGTACGAATTACCTGGTGGTAAATTAGGATATGGCGAGCAGCCAGAAGATGCACTCACTCATTACATAGAGCAAGAGACAGGTTTGATTGCACAGACCGCACAGTTATTTGATGTACTGACATATGTTGACCATGACGATCGAGATATACAGTATGTTTTTATATTGTATCTTGTTGGCTTGTCTGGGGGATCATCAATTACTCTAAGTCAGAACTATAATCACTACCACTGGCAAAAGATGTCAGAAATACATCAAGAGGAATTAACAGAGTCTACAAAACTACTGTTGGGAATATCACAACAAGTCATTACATCTGCTAAAGAGGATGTATTAATTGGTAACGATGTCATAAAGTCTACAGACTTAACTCACGCTATCATCTATTCAGACGGTGGGTCTCGTGGTAATCCTGGTCCATCAGCTTCAGGATATATCATTATGGATAGTAGGGAAAACGTATTACATCAAGGCGGTATGTATCTTGGGATTACGACTAATAATTTAGCTGAATATCAAGGTTTACGGCTCGGACTTGAAAAGGCAGTAGAGTTAGGTGTTAGAACAGTTGATTTTCGACTGGATAGTATGCTGGTTGTGAACCAAATGAACGGTATATATACAATAAAAAATCGTGAACTTTGGCCTGTTAATGAGCGGGTTAGAGAATTGGTTATGAAATTTGATAAAGTTACTTTCAGCCATGTTCACCGTGAATTTAACCAGCTGGCTGATGGAATGGTCAATAAAATTTTAAACGCTCATACCCATGGGGAATAGCGTATAATAGCTGACAGGTAGCTCGTTAGATGATCGCTTGCTCGAAAGAATAAGAGGAAAGTCCGGGCAGCATAGGACAATGACAGTCGCTAACGGCGACCG is part of the Candidatus Saccharimonadales bacterium genome and encodes:
- a CDS encoding reverse transcriptase-like protein, with the translated sequence MKQLISVRAIIRKDDKTLLLQRANGRDSILGKYELPGGKLGYGEQPEDALTHYIEQETGLIAQTAQLFDVLTYVDHDDRDIQYVFILYLVGLSGGSSITLSQNYNHYHWQKMSEIHQEELTESTKLLLGISQQVITSAKEDVLIGNDVIKSTDLTHAIIYSDGGSRGNPGPSASGYIIMDSRENVLHQGGMYLGITTNNLAEYQGLRLGLEKAVELGVRTVDFRLDSMLVVNQMNGIYTIKNRELWPVNERVRELVMKFDKVTFSHVHREFNQLADGMVNKILNAHTHGE